The Sorangiineae bacterium MSr11367 genome window below encodes:
- a CDS encoding nucleoside deaminase, with the protein MQLALAEADAAAARLEVPVGCILVGADGVEIARGYNLREALLDATAHAEMVALRAAAAKAPSWRLDGVTAYITLEPCIMCAGAFVHARIARVVYGCDDPKGGALHSLYTVGQDTRLNHRYEVTRGVLADECAARLRAFFAALRAQGKK; encoded by the coding sequence ATGCAATTGGCCCTGGCCGAGGCCGACGCGGCCGCGGCCCGCCTCGAGGTGCCCGTCGGGTGCATCCTCGTGGGCGCCGACGGTGTGGAAATCGCGCGCGGGTACAACCTGCGCGAAGCCCTGCTCGACGCCACGGCGCACGCGGAAATGGTGGCCCTCCGCGCCGCGGCTGCGAAAGCGCCGAGCTGGCGTCTCGACGGGGTCACGGCCTACATCACCTTGGAGCCCTGCATCATGTGCGCGGGCGCGTTCGTCCATGCCCGCATCGCACGCGTGGTCTACGGGTGCGACGACCCGAAAGGCGGCGCGCTCCATTCGCTCTACACCGTGGGGCAGGACACGCGATTGAATCACCGTTACGAGGTCACGCGTGGCGTGCTCGCCGACGAGTGCGCCGCACGCCTCCGCGCCTTCTTCGCCGCCCTCCGCGCGCAAGGAAAGAAGTAG